A genomic region of Exiguobacterium sp. Helios contains the following coding sequences:
- a CDS encoding metal-dependent hydrolase translates to MKLTYHGQSTVTIETNGHHIVIDPFFSGNDHAMTKPEDVKADFILLTHAHADHMLDAEAIAKATGATIVATHELATYLSFKGLNVHPMNLGGQFEFPFGKVKMTQAFHSSSIIDEEKQTITYMGMPAGFLLTIEEKVIYHAGDTALFGDMALYGAHYDIDLAFLPIGDNYTMGPDDALVAADMLQAKAVVPVHYDTFDLIKQDAEAFCANLEAQGQTGHALKIDASIEL, encoded by the coding sequence TACTGTCACCATCGAAACGAACGGGCACCATATCGTGATTGATCCGTTTTTCAGCGGTAACGATCACGCGATGACAAAACCGGAAGACGTCAAAGCAGATTTTATCTTGCTGACGCATGCACACGCTGATCATATGCTGGATGCAGAAGCCATCGCAAAAGCGACCGGCGCAACGATTGTCGCAACACATGAACTGGCGACTTACCTCAGCTTCAAAGGATTGAACGTGCATCCGATGAACCTGGGCGGACAGTTCGAGTTTCCGTTTGGTAAAGTCAAAATGACGCAGGCATTCCACTCTTCAAGCATCATTGACGAAGAAAAACAGACGATCACGTATATGGGGATGCCAGCCGGTTTCTTATTGACGATTGAAGAAAAAGTCATATATCATGCGGGAGATACAGCACTGTTTGGTGATATGGCGCTCTACGGTGCGCATTATGATATCGACCTCGCCTTCTTGCCAATCGGGGATAACTATACGATGGGACCTGATGATGCGTTAGTTGCAGCAGACATGCTGCAAGCGAAAGCGGTCGTTCCGGTTCATTACGATACGTTCGATTTAATCAAACAGGACGCCGAGGCATTTTGTGCGAATCTCGAAGCACAAGGGCAGACGGGTCATGCGTTAAAAATTGATGCATCCATCGAACTCTAA